ACATTTACCTAACGAAAGATATCAATCAGCCGCAGAAGTTCTTCATGATTTAAAAGTATATACAAACATTGTTGTAGAAACCCAAATACCAACTACTCAACCGACATTAGTACCACAACCTCCAGCTATCCAAAAAACGAAACTACCATTACCCCCCTTACAAACCTTTGAGTTTGAACTGGTGACAGTAGATACAGCCGGGAGAGTAGTAAACCGCGATCGCCATAATGCCCAATATCTGGTAGAACAATTAAATAAAGATATCACCCTAGAAATGGTGTCAATTCCTGGTGGTGCATACCTGATGGGTTCGCCCAACTTTGAAGGAGATGCTGATGAACGCCCCCAACACCAAGTGGCGATCGCACCCTTTTTCATGGGAAAATATCCTGTAACTCAGGCACAATGGCGTGCTGTCGCAGGCTTACCCAAAATCAAGCAAGCCTTAAACCCCTACCCCTCAAAATATAAAGGACAAAATCGACCAGTAGAAAACGTTTCTTGGCATGAAGTTTTAGAGTTTTGTGCCAGACTATCCCAGAAAACTGGACGAGAATATCGCCTCCCCAGCGAAGCCGAATGGGAATATGCTTGTCGCGCCGGAACTACCACCTCATTTCATTTTGGCGAAACCCTCACCTCTGACTTAGCCAACTTTAGCGACGCTGAGAGTCAAAATATCGAAGCCAAAACCAGATACCGCAAAGAAACCACTGATGTTGGTAGTTTCTGTGTAGCCAACGCCTTTGGATTATATGATATGCACGGACTGGTGTGGGAGTGGTGCGCCGACCCTTGGCATATTAACTATAATGGCGCACCAAACAATGGTAGTGTGTGGGAAGAAGGCGGTGATATATATCGCCGGGTGTTGCGCGGTGGTTCTTGGAACTTTGGCGCAGAATTATGTCGCAGCGCCAGTCGCACTTGGAACGAGTCGGATGGCGGTTTGAGGATATGCGGCTTTCGCGTTGTTTTTTCCGTAGGTATGTAGGGACGTACAGATGTACGCCCTCAAAGATAATGGATGTGTTGCAAATATTCTTTGTAATATAAAACTATTAAAATTTCTAGTATTTGTATGAAAACTATTGGTATCCACCACATAGCAATTATTTGTTCTGACTACGAACGTTCAAAAAAATTTTATGTAGATGTTCTAGGCTTTAAAATCATTAAAGAAACATTCCGAGCCGAGCGAGATTCTTATAAATTAGATTTACTTATTAATGATAATACTCAGATTGAGTTATTTTCTTTTCCCAATACTCCCCTACGAGTAAGTAATCCAGAAGCTTGTGGGTTAAGACATTTAGCCTTCTCTGTTGAAAATATAGAAGAGACTGTTACTGATCTAAAATTGAATGATATAGACACAGAGAATATTAGAATTGATGAGATTACAGGCAAAAGATTTACTTTTTTTAAAGACCCAGATAACTTGCCTCTAGAGATTTATGAGGTTTAAAAAATATAGTAGAGACGTTACATGTAACGTCTCTACATGGTTTTGGGTTTTACGCTTGTACCTCATCTACGCAAAATTTGCTGTATTTTTCTAATTTCTCTCTTTTTCAATCAGCAAAACAAGAATAAAATAACGTGAGTTCGATGAGAGAAGAAAGCCAGAAAGCTAGTATAAAAAGGAATTGGCGAACAAGGAAATCAAAGAACAGTAAAATTTATGGCAAGAGGGTGAAAAAAACATAAAAAAGACCGAGACTAAAAAATATCATTACAAAATCAGGGTCTCGGCTATGTCTACTATTGTATCTCGCCTCGATATTACACAAGTATTCTGTGATGTAGATGATTTCTGTAAACAGTGGGAACAGTTATGGCAAGTGATCCCACAGCTACCATCGATAACAGGAGAACGTCGTAGTCGCTCAAGGATGAGCATATCGGAAGTGATGACAATAGTCATTGCCTTTCATGGTAGTGGATATCGAACATTTAAGGAATTTTATACATTGCACGTACTACCTGGTTGGCGTGGGGCATTTCCCAACTTGGTGAGCTACAACAGATTTGTAGAATTGATGCCGTGGTGCTTAATGCTGTTGTGCTGCTTTTTGCATACAAGGACAGGAGAAATTACGGGAATTAGTTTTATTGATTCAACGCCTATTAATGTGTGCCATAATTGCCGCGCCCATGCACATAAAGTATTTAAAGGATTAGTAAATTGGGGCAAAAACTCGGTCGGTTGGCACTTCGGATTCAAACTTCATTTGATAATTAATGACCAAGGTGAATTGTTGGCATTTAAATTAACTTCTGCCAACGTAGATGACCGCAAGCCAGTGCCAGAAATGACTGAGGATTTGATTGGCAAACTGTTTGGTGACCGAGGATATGTTTCACAAAAATTATTTGAAGAGTTATACGAACGAGGTTTAGAGCTAATTACTAAATCCAAGAAAAACATGAAAAATCGCTTGGTCAAGTTGCTTGATAAAATTTTGTTACGTAAACGAGCAGTCATTGAATCAGTGAATGACCATCTCAAAAATATTTGTCAAATAGAACACTCTCGACATCGTAGTCCACTTAACTTTTTGGTTAATTTAATGGCAGGCTTGGCAGCTTATACTTATTTGCCTAAAAAACCATCTATTGATATTTATCCAAAAGACTTGCCTGCTCTACCTCCTGCCATTTTTTAGCTCCGTCGAACTCACGTTAAAATATCATCACTCAAATTAATAAAGGCGCAATCTCTTGCGCCTCTACTTGGTTATCTATTTAATGAGTCTTGAAAATGGTTATAAATTTACACCAACTTCAAATCAGGATACTCAGCAAATAAATCATCAGAAGTGAGAGTATCACCTTCAGCTTGGGGAGTCCACAACACCTCAATTGCTAGAAGTTGTTCAGCTGGAAGACTACCAATTTGCCGTAAAGCTTGGCGCAAGTCATCAGCGCTGTTAACGGCTGGGAGTTCAAATTTACCTAAAGTCGCCGCCAAGAGGGTGACAATAATATATTCGCCAGGGCCTTCAGTTATTAGGCGGGTTGGGTTATCTATTTCATCAGCCGCAGGTAAAGCATCTTTAGCACGCGCTGCTTTTAGCTGGTTGTTGACGTTAGATAGAGTTTCTTCAGTAAACTTACTGCGTTCTGCTAACGCTAGGCGATTAAATTGAGATTCTGCTGCATTTAACTTCGCTTGTTGTGTACCAGCACCCGCATATACCCAATATTCAGGGTGACGTAGTAAAGCTAGGCTGGCTTCTTGCAGCACTTCAGCTCGTCCTTGGGGGGAATTGGTATCAGCCGTTTCCGCCATGTGGTTGAGTTCTGGCTGCAAATCTCGCGCTTGTGCTAATAAGCCAACTTGCAAGCGACATACTGTAACTGTGGGGTTTTCGCTGTAACCAACATCTTCGCCTACTTCTCCACTGGTGGCGCGACGGAAGGCTTGTAATAGGAAATTAGCGATCGCAAAAAATATTAAGATGCCAAATAAACCGCCAAATCCTCCCCCAATACCCCAGAAAGGCAGTAAAAAGGGGAAACCAAAGCCACCACCAGGGTAGGGAGCATAACCATATCCTCCACCGCCATATCCACCACCATATCCACCACCGGGAGGTGAATAAGTGCGGCTAGAAGGCGCTCTAAAGGAACCACCACCAATTCGTCCACCACTGCGAGCTGCTAATGCGCCATCGGCGTGTCCCAACGCCAAAGCTAACACCAGTCCCAGTGTAACGACAGTTTTTAACAGAGGTTTGATAGTTTGTAGTAGTTTTTTAGGCATATTCACATTCGCTCGAAAAACAGTATCACTTATTTAATTCTTATCTTTTGGCAGAAGCATTGCAGTGCTTATGTGATGCCAGTCAGTAGTTAAGTTAGGGAGTTTTAGGATTGGCAGTAGCTCGGTGTATGTAGCTACATATTCAATCTACCGCGTCTTGCCTTGGCTAGACAGCAAACCAAGGGGGGATTTCTATTGCAGATAACCGTACCTCAAAAGTTATCCTCTATGAGAGAACTTTGGGATGAATTAATAATTACAGAGGTAAGGAGTTAGAAAATAATTTTTTGATTTGTTACGTATTTTCCTTTAAATTACTGAAATCCTCGGTTTATACTAATTCTCCCAAATTCAGCCACAGTCAAAGCCCAGCAAAGTCTGTTTACATCTAATCTTTGCTTAATTATAAATTATGTTTTGGTATTTTTTGATACTAAATATGGCAATTACTTATACTCTAATTTTCGTCAGAAATTTTTGTCTTTGTTTATCCTATAGGGCATTTTGGCATGATATTTTGATGTAAATAAGATATGCTTTTGCCCAGAAATCTTTTTAGTATTTTTTGTTTCAGTTCTCGATTGAAAAATACTAATATAATTCTTAACTTACGTTTTTTAATGTATTTGTTATTAAAATAACAGTTCGCAACAAAATATTTAATTAACAAATACTTCACTAAATTAATAAATTAATCTCTATATTTTCTCCTCTAAAATAGAGTTAACGCCAACTAATTTTTTTCGTTCATTAATAACAGTAACTATAAAGTTCAGGGCTACCAGCGTAATTTGGCTGGACAGGAATTTGTAAATTTTTATAAAGAAAAGCCAAAAATACTGAGATTTTTGCGGCGAATTATTGGCTAAACTAAAAAAAAAGGAGAAAATTAGATACAAGATCATTGTTTTATTCAGTAAATTTACTAGAAAAATATTAACTTTCTGAAAAGAGGTGTAAATAACGACAATTAATTTTTTGCTTACAAGTAAGTAATGAATTAATTTAGTACAAAAGTATTAGTTTGCCCTTTGATGAGACAAACAGACTCACACTAGTTACTTCGCTTTAGTTGCAGTTTGAATTATCACGACTTATCGAGTTAACTGTATTTGACTTAACATGGAAAACATCTCGCAACTGGCAACAACAATCCAAGACACGACAGCCTCCCCAGAAATTTTAGTAATATCGCGTCTTTTTTTGCCTAAAGAAGCTGTAATTGGGGAGTATCTTTACAATCGCTGTCTTCAAGATCCAGAACAAGTAGTTGTTTTGGCGGCTAGTTGTAGAGGGGATAAAGCATTTGATCAAGCACAACAGTTTCCTGTATATCGTTGGCCAGATGCTAAACATTGGCTAGGTAATTTTTTAGGAAGTTATTTACAACCCTTGTTTAATTTGGTGGCAACATTTGTTTTCGCAATCAAATTATATTTTCGTTATCACTATCGTTATATTGAATGGGGACACGGCTACGAGTTTCCCTCACTCTTATTATTGAGCTATATCCTACCCATACGTTTCTTTATTTACTTACACGGCAATGATATTGCTGGTATTTTATCTAATCCTTTATGGCGATCGCTTTTTAAATTAACCCTCAAACGTGCCGAAGGGATTGTGTGTAATAGTTCTTCAACACAAAATTATTTAAGAAATACCTTCCGCTTGCAAACCCCCACCCACGTTATCAATCCCGTAGTTAGACCAGAAAAATTTGGTTTGGGAAGCAATGGTAAAAGCTTAGAAGAACTAAGGGATGGTGAACGCCTACGTCAAATTTACAATATTCCCCAAACTGCTGTAGTCATTCTTTCTGTAGGACGCTTAGTCAAACAAAAAAGCTTTGATCGGGTTATTGAAAACCTACCATTACTCTTAACTATCGGTGTAGATGTTCACTACATTATCTGCGGTCAAGGCCCTTGTGAACCTGAATTAAAATCCTTAGCAGAGCGTTTGCGCGTAGATAAGCGGGTACACTTTGCTGGATATGTCAAAAACCAGGAATTACCAAGTTATTATGCTGCTTGCGATATATTCGCCATGCTGACTGCAACAAACACTAAAGCCAGCAACTTAGAAGGGTTTGGCATCGTTTACTTAGAAGCCAGTTACTTTGGTAAACCTGTAATTGCTTCACGCCACCCTTCTTTAATTGATGTGGTACGCCACGAAGAAAACGGCTTATTGGTAAATCCCAAATCTGGTTACGAAGTTTTTCAAGCGTTCAAACAACTGTGCCAAAATCAGCAATTGCGTGAACAACTTGGCCGCCGGGGTAAAGAATTAGCCAAACGCAAAACCCTCCATCGTTCCTTATACATGGGACAGAGTTTAGAGGTTAGAGCTTAAATCAACCACCGCCAACAATTGTCACTACCTCTAAGCGATCGCCTGATTGTACTTGAGTATGTTCCCAGAACTGGCGGTGTAAAATTTCCCCGTTATACTCTACCGCCACTAATCGGGGATTAAACCCCAATTGCTGAAGTAAAACGGGTAAAGAAGTTTGGGACACACAATTTTGTGTTTCCCCATTTACTTGTAAGGTAATTGAATTAGTCATTGGTCATTAGTCAACAGTCAACAGTCAACAGTCAAAAGGCTGAGGTTTTTTCCCTTTCGCCTTTCCCCTTTCACCTTTTCCCCTCTTCCCACTCAACCCCCTGGCTTAATCCGATTGAGTTGTGAGAGAAAATATTGTGTAACTAGGGTTGGTTGTTCAGCCTGCATGAGCGATCGCACTACTGCCACCCTCTCTGCTCCAGCATCAATCACATCATTGATATTATTGGCATCTATGCCGCCAATAGCAAACCAGGGAACTGAACTATTTTGAGCAGCATACTTCACATATTCTAAGCCAGCCGCCGCCTTACCTACTTTTGTTGGCGTTTCATATACAGGCCCCACGCCTATATAATCCGCACCTTCTACAATTGCCCTTCGCATTTCCTCTGCGTTAGTTGTAGAACGACCGATGACGCGCTGGGGGCCGAGTAATTGTCTAGCAGTGGCGATCGGCATATCCTGTTGTCCTAGATGCACACCATCAGCATCTACAGCTAAAGCCAAATCCACCCTATCATTGATGATAAATAAAGCACTGTAGCTGTGGCAAAGTTGGCGGAGTTTCGCCGCTAGTTCTAAACGTACAGTATCGTCTGTCTCTTTATCACGATACTGCACTACTGTCAAGCCACCTTTAAGAGCAGCTTCCACAGTTGGTAATAAATTTTCTGATGGGGAGGTAACAAGATATAAACGCGATCGCCGCAGCAGTTGATGGCGCTGATAACCCATCAAATCAGTTTCTAGGCTGTAAACCCGATACCGCATCTGCTTACAAGCCTGCCCCATTTCAGGGTGATAAAGCTTACCATACTCCTCCAGCACCCGCAAAGCTTCCTCCACACGACAGAAGTTAGCTTGTAACAACGCCTTAATACTTGAACGTTGTTCCTCCTGGGGATGGCTTAAATCAGTACCGGGATCGCCAGGGGTATCTCGTGCTGCCCGTAATTCTTCAGTGTGCCAACTAGCAACCTCTTGACGCAAATGCTTAAATTCCCCTGCTAAGTGGGCGCTATTTAAGCCAAAGCGACACCATTCTTCAATGATCCGTAACCCTTCACGCGCACGGTCTAAATTAGCATCTAATATACGGTACACAACTTGCTGGATTTGCTGATGTTGGCTGTATGGCTCCACCATTACAACTACCCCATTAGTAATGCTTCCATCGTAATATCCAGCCTCTTTCATATTTGCAATGTTTCTCGCATCATAGATTTGCATAAAGATTAGGTATTGGGTATTGGGATTGGGTACTGGGTATTAGATATTTAATATTAGGTGTTGGAATTGGGAAACTAGAAACATTTTTTGTAGTTCCCAGTCCCTAATCCTTAGTCCCTTTAACTACTTTGTATTCAAAATAGCCAATCGGTCAATATAGCGGATAACATAATCGACATACTGAAGTTTTTGAGTATGAAACTTTATTATTACTTATAAGGAGTGGTGTGAATTGATTTGCCCCATTTTGTTTAAATATCATTTTTTAAATACCTTGCGAGTTAAGCAAACTTCCCTGGAATTAGCAAGGTATGCAGTTTCTAGCTTGTCCATACTATCTACTCTGGGAGTATGTAGTATAACAGTCTTGGGTACT
Above is a genomic segment from Nostoc sp. MS1 containing:
- a CDS encoding bifunctional serine/threonine-protein kinase/formylglycine-generating enzyme family protein, translated to MQICQHPNCSNPFNPDGNRFCMSCGQSNFGKLLRNRYRVLGLLGEGGFSKTYVAEDADRLDAPCVIKQFFPQVQGTGERSKAAEFFKEEAFRLYELGENHSQIPRLLAYFEQGSSLYLVQEFIQGLTLLQEVKQEPFTEEKVRQLLIDILPVLDFIHLHNVIHRDIKPENIIRRDSDDKLVLIDFGGAKQVTQTSIARQATAIYTLGYAPTEQMAGFACHASDLYALGVTCVRLLTQCLPQHNSYGNFEDHIYDPMNGKWLWQEHLQQQGITVSDNLSQILDKLLKHLPNERYQSAAEVLHDLKVYTNIVVETQIPTTQPTLVPQPPAIQKTKLPLPPLQTFEFELVTVDTAGRVVNRDRHNAQYLVEQLNKDITLEMVSIPGGAYLMGSPNFEGDADERPQHQVAIAPFFMGKYPVTQAQWRAVAGLPKIKQALNPYPSKYKGQNRPVENVSWHEVLEFCARLSQKTGREYRLPSEAEWEYACRAGTTTSFHFGETLTSDLANFSDAESQNIEAKTRYRKETTDVGSFCVANAFGLYDMHGLVWEWCADPWHINYNGAPNNGSVWEEGGDIYRRVLRGGSWNFGAELCRSASRTWNESDGGLRICGFRVVFSVGM
- a CDS encoding VOC family protein — protein: MKTIGIHHIAIICSDYERSKKFYVDVLGFKIIKETFRAERDSYKLDLLINDNTQIELFSFPNTPLRVSNPEACGLRHLAFSVENIEETVTDLKLNDIDTENIRIDEITGKRFTFFKDPDNLPLEIYEV
- a CDS encoding IS982 family transposase, which gives rise to MSTIVSRLDITQVFCDVDDFCKQWEQLWQVIPQLPSITGERRSRSRMSISEVMTIVIAFHGSGYRTFKEFYTLHVLPGWRGAFPNLVSYNRFVELMPWCLMLLCCFLHTRTGEITGISFIDSTPINVCHNCRAHAHKVFKGLVNWGKNSVGWHFGFKLHLIINDQGELLAFKLTSANVDDRKPVPEMTEDLIGKLFGDRGYVSQKLFEELYERGLELITKSKKNMKNRLVKLLDKILLRKRAVIESVNDHLKNICQIEHSRHRSPLNFLVNLMAGLAAYTYLPKKPSIDIYPKDLPALPPAIF
- a CDS encoding DUF1517 domain-containing protein; protein product: MPKKLLQTIKPLLKTVVTLGLVLALALGHADGALAARSGGRIGGGSFRAPSSRTYSPPGGGYGGGYGGGGYGYAPYPGGGFGFPFLLPFWGIGGGFGGLFGILIFFAIANFLLQAFRRATSGEVGEDVGYSENPTVTVCRLQVGLLAQARDLQPELNHMAETADTNSPQGRAEVLQEASLALLRHPEYWVYAGAGTQQAKLNAAESQFNRLALAERSKFTEETLSNVNNQLKAARAKDALPAADEIDNPTRLITEGPGEYIIVTLLAATLGKFELPAVNSADDLRQALRQIGSLPAEQLLAIEVLWTPQAEGDTLTSDDLFAEYPDLKLV
- a CDS encoding glycosyltransferase family 4 protein: MENISQLATTIQDTTASPEILVISRLFLPKEAVIGEYLYNRCLQDPEQVVVLAASCRGDKAFDQAQQFPVYRWPDAKHWLGNFLGSYLQPLFNLVATFVFAIKLYFRYHYRYIEWGHGYEFPSLLLLSYILPIRFFIYLHGNDIAGILSNPLWRSLFKLTLKRAEGIVCNSSSTQNYLRNTFRLQTPTHVINPVVRPEKFGLGSNGKSLEELRDGERLRQIYNIPQTAVVILSVGRLVKQKSFDRVIENLPLLLTIGVDVHYIICGQGPCEPELKSLAERLRVDKRVHFAGYVKNQELPSYYAACDIFAMLTATNTKASNLEGFGIVYLEASYFGKPVIASRHPSLIDVVRHEENGLLVNPKSGYEVFQAFKQLCQNQQLREQLGRRGKELAKRKTLHRSLYMGQSLEVRA
- the thiS gene encoding sulfur carrier protein ThiS; this translates as MTNSITLQVNGETQNCVSQTSLPVLLQQLGFNPRLVAVEYNGEILHRQFWEHTQVQSGDRLEVVTIVGGG
- a CDS encoding thiamine phosphate synthase; protein product: MKEAGYYDGSITNGVVVMVEPYSQHQQIQQVVYRILDANLDRAREGLRIIEEWCRFGLNSAHLAGEFKHLRQEVASWHTEELRAARDTPGDPGTDLSHPQEEQRSSIKALLQANFCRVEEALRVLEEYGKLYHPEMGQACKQMRYRVYSLETDLMGYQRHQLLRRSRLYLVTSPSENLLPTVEAALKGGLTVVQYRDKETDDTVRLELAAKLRQLCHSYSALFIINDRVDLALAVDADGVHLGQQDMPIATARQLLGPQRVIGRSTTNAEEMRRAIVEGADYIGVGPVYETPTKVGKAAAGLEYVKYAAQNSSVPWFAIGGIDANNINDVIDAGAERVAVVRSLMQAEQPTLVTQYFLSQLNRIKPGG